One region of Quercus lobata isolate SW786 chromosome 2, ValleyOak3.0 Primary Assembly, whole genome shotgun sequence genomic DNA includes:
- the LOC115976762 gene encoding cation/H(+) antiporter 18-like produces the protein MVSNATARLICPSPMKPTSNGIFQGDDPLQFTLPLVILQICLVLVVTRGLAFILKPLRQPRVIAEIIGGILLGPSALGRSKSYMQAIFPQKSLPVLDTLANIGLLLFLFLAGLELDPKSLRQTGKKALGIALAGISLPFALGIGSSYVLKETISTGVNGNAFLVFMGVALSITAFPVLARILAELKLLTTDVGKMAMSAAAVNDVAAWILLALAIALSGTGKSSLVPLWIFLSGCVFFVCAILIVPPIFKWIAQRCHEGEPVKETYICATLAVVLAAGLVTDAIGIHAMFGAFVIGVLIPKDGPFAGTLVEKVEDLVSGLFLPLYFVSSGLRTNIATIQGLQSWGLLVLVIFTACFGKIFGTLLVTLLCKAPLREALTLGFLMNTKGLVELIVLNIGKDRKVLNDQTFAIMVLMALFTTFITTPIVMAIYKPEKRKRMADYKNRTIERKNPNTQLRILTCYHSARNIPSIINLLEASRGSEKREGLSVDALHLMELSERSSAIIMVHKARKHGLPSWNKSQQSDSNHVVVAFEGYRQLSHVSIRSMKAISSMSDMHEDICNTAETNRAAIIILPFHKHQRVDGSLETTRNDFVLVNLKVLEHARCSVGILVDRGLGGTTQVAASNVSYFIMVPFFGGCDDREALAYGVRMAEHPGIRLMVIRFIVEPESMGEIVRVNIDSSSSTELRSSDEEFLAKFKQNMANDDSIKYEEKLVRNAADTIAVLSELKCCNLFLVGRMPECEAALDLSRSDCPELGPVGSLLTSTDFSTTASVLIVQQYKSRASPNLTLQMEDQSPDKDSESN, from the exons ATGGTTTCCAACGCTACAGCAAGACTGATATGTCCATCTCCAATGAAACCTACATCAAATGGAATATTTCAGGGAGATGATCCTCTTCAATTTACACTGCCTCTTGTCATTTTGCAGATATGCCTTGTACTTGTAGTTACAAGGGGTCTGGCTTTCATCCTAAAGCCATTAAGACAGCCACGAGTTATTGCAGAGATAATT GGAGGAATATTACTTGGGCCATCAGCTCTGGGACGAAGCAAAAGCTATATGCAAGCAATTTTCCCACAAAAAAGTCTCCCAGTCTTAGATACTCTAGCAAACATTGGTcttctattatttctatttctggCAGGACTTGAGTTAGATCCTAAATCTCTTCGTCAGACTGGAAAAAAAGCATTGGGCATTGCTCTTGCAGGAATCAGCCTTCCTTTTGCATTAGGAATTGGTTCCTCATACGTCCTAAAAGAAACAATATCTACAGGTGTAAATGGAAATGCGTTTCTTGTCTTCATGGGTGTGGCCCTCTCCATAACTGCCTTCCCTGTCTTAGCTCGTATTCTGGCTGAACTGAAACTTTTAACCACTGATGTTGGAAAAATGGCTATGTCAGCTGCAGCAGTCAATGATGTGGCTGCTTGGATTCTACTTGCTCTTGCCATTGCACTCTCTGGCACTGGCAAATCTTCCCTTGTCCCGCTTTGGATCTTCTTATCTGGCTgcgttttttttgtttgtgcaATTTTGATTGTTCCCCCAATCTTCAAATGGATAGCCCAGAGATGCCATGAAGGTGAGCCAGTAAAAGAGACTTACATTTGTGCTACATTGGCTGTTGTTCTGGCTGCTGGGCTTGTTACTGATGCTATTGGAATTCATGCCATGTTCGGTGCTTTCGTGATTGGAGTTCTCATTCCAAAGGATGGGCCATTTGCAGGCACTCTTGTGGAAAAAGTTGAGGATCTTGTATCTGGTCTCTTCCTGCCACTGTACTTTGTTTCAAGTGGATTGAGGACAAATATAGCCACAATTCAGGGGCTTCAATCATGGGGTCTTCTGGTTTTAGTCATATTTACTGCCTGTTTTGGGAAGATATTTGGCACTCTTTTGGTGACTCTTCTTTGCAAAGCACCTCTCCGTGAAGCTCTCACATTGGGATTCCTAATGAACACTAAAGGCTTGGTTGAACTCATTGTTCTCAACATTGGTAAAGATAGAAAG GTATTGAACGACCAGACTTTTGCCATTATGGTTCTAATGGCCCTGTTCACTACCTTCATCACCACACCTATTGTCATGGCTATATATAAGccagaaaaaaggaaaagaatggcTGATTACAAGAATAGAACAATTGAAAGGAAGAATCCAAATACCCAACTTAGGATTTTGACCTGCTACCACAGTGCAAGAAACATTCCATCAATTATTAACCTCCTTGAGGCCTCAAGAGGATCTGAGAAGCGTGAAGGACTTTCTGTGGATGCACTGCACCTCATGGAACTCTCTGAGAGGTCCTCAGCTATAATAATGGTACATAAGGCAAGAAAACATGGGTTGCCCTCCTGGAATAAGAGCCAGCAATCAGATTCTAACCATGTTGTTGTGGCGTTTGAGGGTTACAGGCAATTAAGTCATGTGTCCATCCGGTCAATGAAAGCAATCTCATCAATGTCAGACATGCATGAAGACATCTGTAACACTGCTGAGACAAATAGAGCTGCAATTATAATTCTTCCATTCCATAAGCACCAAAGAGTGGATGGTTCACTCGAGACTACCCGAAATGACTTTGTCTTGGTTAATCTTAAGGTTCTTGAACATGCACGGTGCTCAGTAGGGATTTTGGTTGATCGTGGACTTGGTGGAACCACTCAAGTAGCAGCGAGTAATGTTTCTTATTTCATTATGGTCCCCTTCTTTGGGGGCTGTGATGACCGTGAAGCCCTTGCTTATGGGGTTCGCATGGCTGAACACCCTGGTATAAGACTAATGGTCATTCGTTTCATAGTGGAACCTGAAAGCATGGGAGAAATTGTCAGAGTGAATATAGACTCCTCTTCTAGCACCGAATTGAGGTCATCAGATGAGGAGTTCCTTGCTAAATTCAAGCAGAATATGGCCAACGATGACTCCATCAAATATGAAGAGAAATTGGTCAGAAATGCTGCAGATACAATTGCTGTGCTCAGTGAGCTAAAGTGCTGCAATCTGTTTTTGGTTGGTCGAATGCCTGAATGTGAAGCAGCCTTGGATTTAAGCAGGAGTGATTGCCCAGAACTGGGGCCTGTAGGAAGTTTGTTGACTTCAACTGATTTCTCAACAACAGCATCAGTTTTGATAGTCCAGCAATATAAAAGCAGAGCATCTCCAAATTTGACCCTGCAAATGGAGGATCAGTCACCTGACAAAGACTCAGAATCTAACTAA
- the LOC115976763 gene encoding paired amphipathic helix protein Sin3-like 1, which yields MKRLEDDGGSSQSKQPSCSLSGDSKVSFYEVKETFQDQKEKYEEFLKLMDDFEAQRTDTVGFISKVKELFEGHANLISGFNTFLRKGYGITFEDDEAAPPKKQPSGSSPEDL from the exons ATGAAGAGACTAGAAGACGATGGTGGCTCCTCACAATCCAAGCAGCCGTCTTGTTCTTTGAGTGGAGACTCGAAAGTTTCTTTCTAT GAAGTGAAGGAAACGTTTCAAGACCAAAAAGAGAAATATGAAGAGTTTCTTAAGCTCATGGATGATTTTGAAGCTCAAAG AACTGATACTGTTGGCTTCATTTCCAAAGTGAAAGAATTATTTGAAGGGCATGCTAACTTGATTTCTGGGTTTAACACCTTTTTGCGAAAGGGGTATGGAATAACCTTTGAGGATGATGAGGCTGCTCCACCAAAGAAACAGCCGTCTGGTTCTTCACCTGAAGACTTGTAA